The nucleotide window AACTATGTGATTTTTGAGTTTGAGATGACTACCTTTTAAATTCATCATCCTTGACCATATTTCTTATTTATGTAGTAAATTTACCATACTTAATAGCATTGAAGTGAGCAgataattaagaataatattaTCACACTAATATTCAAAAGTACCATACGCGCATCGCGCGAGTTTTAATACTAGTTGTGTCAAAATATTCAAATCTTAAGTCCTGATATTGAGACTTACATTGTATTTGTATTTGTATATGTTAGTTAGGTTAGTTAGGGGCAGTTTTGTACTTTCACCTAGTAGTCAGATATGTGGTCCTTCGTATTTATATAACATGTACATTGAGATATTTTGTAATACACAGAAATCATTTTTTAGATCTCGAACAttccttctctcttctctctcatcAGCTCATTCGTCAATAGCGAATATCTCCACCATGAGAACACACAGATTCAATATGGTATCAAAGTGCATGCGCTAGTTGTGAGATCGTCTATCTCGACTTCTTCATATCGTTGTTAATCGGAGTTTCTCTTTCATTCCTGGCCTCAAATCGCAGAATCGAGGATTTAGGGTTTTTCAGATTCACAGGTTAATCGAGTGATTTTCTCTCATTTCCTTCACAATTGATCAGTATTATTCACTAGTTTGAGCTGAATCGTGGTCGGAGATAAGGATACCTTAGATATAACTAACCCTAGCCTAGATACAACTAGTCTACTCTACATGCACCCATCTGAGAGTGCTGGAACAGTGCTGGTACCGGTAGCTTTTAATGGAACTGGTTATAGATCCTGGAGGAGAGGTGTTCTCAGAGCTCTTTCCGTGAAGAATAAAGTCGGATTCATCACCGAAAAATGTAAGAAGTCGGGCTCCGATAATGCAAATTTCGACCAATGGGCTCGATGCGATGACATGGTGACATCATGGATTCTTAACTCACTCTCAAGGGACTTGGCAAACAGTCTACAATACGTCAGTGATGCCAAGGAGTTATGGCAAGAGCTGGAGGATCGATATGATCAAACCAATGGGGCAAAGCTTTATCAGCttcaaaaggaaataaatgaCCTTAGTCAAGGTGCTTTGGACATCACAGGATACTATACAAAAATGAAGAGACTTTGGGAGGAACTAAACACTTTAAATGACCGTGCACAATATAGCTGTCAATGCACTTGTGGAGCCAAGTAAAACATGCACAAAACTGAATAGGATCGCAGACTAATTCAGTTTCTAATGGGAATTAACGAAGTATATACAGTTTTGAGAGGTAGCATCTTAATGATGAACCCATTGCCTAGCATTGCACAAGACTTCTCCATTCTAATTCAAGAGGAGAAACAAATAGGAGTCAGGCCAAGTAACCAATTGGCTATGGAATCTCCATCACTCAATGTCAATGGGCCTGACCAAAACATATTCAGAACTAACTATGCTCTACATAGACCGGGTACAAGGAACAATTCATTCAGAGGAAATGGAAGTCACACACACAACAAATCAAGACTTTTATGTGACTATTGCAAGAAGCCAGAGCacataaaagaaacatgttaTAGGATACATGGATTTACACAAGACTTCAAGTTCACTAAGGACAGAAATGCAAGGTCTGCTACAAATGTTCATGGAGGTTGTGAAGAGTCATTTGGTGGAAGTATTGAAGGTCCAAAGAACAAGAATCCAAACCAAGGTGTGCCAGGTTTGACAAAGGAACAATATGGACAACTGTTGAACATGCTGGAGACCTTCCAAGCTAGAAATACAGGGGAGAATCCAAATAACCTTGCTTGTGGAGTTGCAAACTTTGCAGGTATTTTAGCTTGCTCTACTTATAAAGAGATTGCAGAAATAACTATGTGTAAATGTTCTAAATCTATTGATTACTTATGGATTCTATATAGTGCAGCCTCAAATCACATGACTTACAGAAAATCCTTTCTAACCAACATCAAAACTTTACCCTATCCCTTTTTAGTTACCCTTCCTAATGGATACAGAGTCAAAAATGACAGAAATAGGAGATGCATTCCTTGGTCCTAGTCTAACTTTGTTTAGAGTATTATATGTACCCAATTTCAAATTTAATCTCATCTCAATTCATTCATTAACTATGCATCTCAATTGTATGGTTAACTTCAATAAGTATCTTTTTCTAATGTAGGCCCCTTCAATAAAGAGGCCTCTGGTAATTGGTAAGGCAAGAAGTGGCCTATACTTCCTCTGCTCAATGTGTCTCGGTCATGAATCTAAGTCAAATTTCAATTCTGCTTTCAACTTTGATCTTTTCAAGCACTTTAGTTCATGTCTTCCTACATCTGTTAATACTACAAATAGAGTTAAGAGTCATCTTCTTCATTCATTTGCATTTGTAGATAAATCATCATGCCCACCTAATGATGTAAATATGCTTCATTTAATTAATAAGACTGACTCATCTACTGTTAATTCCATTTCAATGTCTTTTATTATGTCTCATGGAAATACTATTGATCACTTATGGCACAATAGACTAGGACATGTACCTTttgtaaaaataaaggaaatttcCACAATGCCTGTCACTTTTGCTCCTAGGCAGCCTTTCTTTTACccaatttgcccaatggctagACAAACCAGACTTCCATTTGCCCACAGTACTACCACTTCCAATAAGATCTTTGAACTAATACATTTGAATCTATGGGGTCCTTATCATGTAAACACACGTGACAATTATAAATACTTCCTAACCTTGGTTGATGATTTTAGTAGATCAACTTGGACTCACTTGTTGAGTTGTAAGAGTAATGTTCTCCAGATCCTCAAAGCCTTCATCTCTATGATAGAAAATCAGTTCAAACCACAGTTAAAATCATTAGGTTTGAGAATGGCCTAGAATTTGTCAATAATGAATCAATGTCATACTTTCAAACCAAGGGAATTGTTCACCAAAAAAATATGTCCATACACACCACAACAAAATAATATGGTGGAGAGAAAATAT belongs to Nicotiana tabacum cultivar K326 chromosome 6, ASM71507v2, whole genome shotgun sequence and includes:
- the LOC107829760 gene encoding uncharacterized protein LOC107829760; translated protein: MHPSESAGTVLVPVAFNGTGYRSWRRGVLRALSVKNKVGFITEKCKKSGSDNANFDQWARCDDMVTSWILNSLSRDLANSLQYVSDAKELWQELEDRYDQTNGAKLYQLQKEINDLSQGALDITGYYTKMKRLWEELNTLNDRAQYSCQCTCGAK